In the Triticum aestivum cultivar Chinese Spring chromosome 2B, IWGSC CS RefSeq v2.1, whole genome shotgun sequence genome, CTTCAGTTATTTGATCTCAGCCAGACACGGGGAATGGGTGATGAGATCAtatattaggttaattaattatacctccagagccGGATGATTGCGATGTGCTCATCCGgctctagaggtataattaattaacctaaactaTGATCTTCCGCGCCCGTTCCCGTCGCCCAACTCCATCCTGTCGTCGGTCGATGGTGGTATGCCGATATGTGTGGGTAACTAGCTAGGAAGTAGATCAGTAGCGAGTCGCTGCCACCGGCCATTTTTGTGGTTATTTATAGCTAGCAACTGGCTAGTGGTTATTTATAGCTAGCAACTGGctaggggattggggattttacaattcacccctaTGGAGCGTGGGAAGCCTTTGCTAGAGCGCGGGAAGACTAAAAGGTGGAGCACACAACCCGACAATCGTATGCTATGTCACGTGTTATCACATAcctgttaacataaggaaacgtatgtgtaacttaatAATCATCGCACAGGATTACTCGCACCATGCATCGTATGTGATACTCCTAGCTATCGCAAGCAACtcgtttgcatttttcaaagttttttctaCACACATAATCGCACATGAATTAACTGTAATAACCGTTTGTGTTAtattttctcatcgcaaacagtttattCGAGTtgcctgtttgccgtgtatcacacacatcttgtttgcacgaatcatttgtgttcttttggatcatcgcaaacagttcatctatgtgaactgtatgccatccATCGCACACACCTTGGTCTGGCTGACAGTTTCTCTTGTTTTCTCTCATCGCatacagttcattcgagtgaattgtatgtcgtctatcacacacaccttgatctggctgagcGTTTCTGTTGGAAtccctaatcgcaaatagttcatctgagtgaactataTGGCGTATATCGCaaacaccttgatatggctgcccgtttctgttgcgTTCCTGTGAagccccgattcaatcatacactagtCATACACTCAATGGTACACGATCAAGAATAGAGACTCATGGAAAGATATTACAACACaaatctagacacaaattaaagtcatacaagcttcatattacaagccaggggcctcgagggctcgaatacataagcttgaatacaaacgagtcagcaaaagcaacaatatctgagtacatacataagttaaacaagtctgccttaagaaggctaacacaaacatGAACAATGATCAAAAAGGCAAGCCtcatgcctgggagcctcctaactactcctggtcatcggcggtctccacgtagtagtaggcttcatcggggtagtagtagtcgtcaacGGTGGCAGCTGGCTCCTGGGATAGGATCATCTGcacgcagcaatcgggtataggggaAAAGAATTAGCAAGCAACCataagtactcatccaaagtactcgcgagacttacatcagatctatactaagtatgcatcaatatcaaaggaatggggttatatctttggactgaactgcagaaatgccagaagaaAAGGGAAAGCCTAgtctatcgaagactagcatcttgtaACACTAGAAGAGTACAGAGTAGCATAATATAAGTAGCAAGTATGTTTTAGTAATGTcaagagatcctttctcgactccctgcgagaaagcaatcccggagccacatatccatttcACGTCTCTAGTCTCCAATTCTAGTTGTATAGATCGAGATACAACTCTGGGTGTCcgttaccgtggacgcggctattcggatagattaacttccttgcaggggtgcacaaacttacccaacacgctcattAACTCTAGTCGGGACACCATCAGATCATACCCGGGCTCGGTTGATCGACACactgtagtcctacctaggctcaacagagaggccaacacgtTGGTCTACATCATAAGCACACAGGGGTCTTGGGCTCATCGCCCTTTGCACTCATGCAAGTTGTATGGACGGCTGTGATCAGTCCTAGCTACGTCTTTATACAAAGCAGGTGCTTGCGTGGACCACCCGGGCGCGTGCCACTCAATCGCTGAAGTCCGAAGAGCTGTTGGAGAAACATACgacgcagagtgcccatacttattcccgcatggtggtcagtgcgaaaaggccagaggcctactcagatcacatatccaaaccgttagtgtcttgggagcgcgcgaagaagaccaatgatccatgatatgtggtcccgtcgccccgtctcaccaAGTTACGGCAAAGGactaagaatgcccggccgtggCGCGTAATTACCTcccgggtaccctccaggtcaacccgactccacatcacttgtCGGTACCTTCACGGTCAACCCAACTTCACATTtctctcgcgggtacccctcggggccgacccgacttcattATGGTTCTGGGGTAAAGTCAAAGTAACTGTGTGTCCATAACACCAAGGgggaatccgaggaatcaccctcgatggattccacttgatgtaaccgtcaaggtgaacttggaggaatcaccctcaagggttcacacttgaggtaTTGCACGACCGAGtcattatcgggagtggtgaaggaggaatgaCCCTCCGTAGACCACGACCagttagctacactacagagatctcgtcagaagtgctatacgaggtatcaccctcggcactcgatagtagctctgcagtgTCGTACAACTAAGGGAGTGTGAGGTTATGTGTCAGACTCTGGACGccaatcacgttgatcgagtcatcaatcATAAAGCGGGGGCAACAGGGATaaggtgaggggtcactggtggatcactaaccaacctatactaagcatataggataagcAGGTTGGTAACAATATCATGTTACAAAATTAGGCTATGTATCAGAATAGGTACAAACGaacaacagtagcaaaatctaatgcaagcatgagagggaatgAATATGCGATAttggaatgatcaagggggttttctTGCTTGGAAGCTCTGCAGACAGATACCGACCCTCGACGATGAAGTAGTCGATCACCGGATCAACATCGGTCTCAGGGGTCTACCAaaaaagaagtaacagagggggacgtaataaataacaaagcaatcaaatgcATCACAAAGCATGACATGGCAATACgctgtgctaggggtgacctaacgcggtgCTACGCGTTTTAGACGGAGCAGGAAAATATCCGGGAATATTTTTCGGGCTCGAGGCTTTTATCGGACAAGCGAATCGAAGGGAAAGGTTTCATGTTTGCTGTGTTGAGGGCATGTGGCAGGTATGTGGATgtcgtattcggattcgtcttattttcctgatcatttttcatatataaattattttcatcgaaGCTACGgcttgttttatatgatttttcaaagttttaatcattttttgaaattattatatttagtttaatccgaattgaccaagtcaaattgactagtcaaaagggcatgtgtggcccacatgtcatagactatgTACCTAAACTAATAAATAAATCTAACTTATTTACTGGAGTACTTcatgtcatctactactagactaACTTAGCACTAAAATACCCCTGAACTAAGCCTACTGCTAATTAAACAAGGGCCGGCCCTAGGTGCCTGAGACACAGCCAGCCTAGGCTGTGCTCACGCACGTACACAAAGTACGGCGGCCAGAGCCGGCAGGCGCTGGGAGGCAGGGGCGGTGCCGAGGAGTAGCAGAAGTGAGGAGCAGCAGCAGTCTAGAGCAGCAGCGGCAGTAGACGCGCAACAGCAGCATGGCAAAACAAGGAGCGGCGGCGGTCgcaaaagaagcagaagcagcaaGCAGTAGCCGCGGCAGCATGCAGCAGCTAGCAGCACGATGAAGCAGCAGAACAGCGCTAGTAGCAAAGAGCAGTACCAGCGGCAAGAGCAGCAGTAGAGAGCAGCTGCAGCACGTGTGGGCGCGCGGCCGGGAGCGCAAGCGAGGCCGCTAGCAGGAGCAGCGGCGAGAGGGGCAAGGCCAGGGCACGCGCTGGTGGCGGCAGTGGCGCAGTCTGTGGGCGTGGCAAGCAGGGGAGAGACCGCGGGCCCAGGCAGCAGGAGCGGCTAGCGGGCGCGGGAGTAGAGCCCCAGCCGAGCTCCGTCCAAGAGGAGCTACGGCGAAATCAGCACAGATCGGAACCGGGGTCAAGGGGAATCGGTCGAGGAGCTCGCTGCGAAGGCTCAGTGGGTATCCGGTGGCTCACAAAGTGCCGAACGTCCGATACACACCAAAAAGTCTGATAATATGGTTGTTTTGCTCTTGGGTTCCTGGCACCTCTAGTGGCTCAGGAGGCACCGGTTGTCCGGTCGCTATGATGGTATGGGGAACAAATCCACCATCCCAAGCAAGAGGGCCATGGCTATGGCGGCATGAGAGGTTGATGCAGCCTTGGTGGAAAGTCAGAGTGGCGTCGGCGGCCACAGGGTAAAAACATGGCGTGTGAACATTCAACATGACCATTGGCGACTCGCGCGCAACTGAGTTTGTTTTGCTCCATCTGTGCAACACTTGTGCTAATTTTTTTTGGTGTTGTTGTAAATTTTGTGTATTTTTGCATATAGGGCACCTATTAGAGCACTGTTTTTACCCTACGGTGATGTAAAAAGCGGTTAGGCCCTATTACAGGGCACATATTAGGATGCTCTTAGGAAAACATTGCCTCGGTTAGACTGTTAAGTCAAAACTTCTCTAACTATATTCCCCTGATCGAAATCAACATATGACAAGATGCTAGTTGAAAATTTTCACACTGGTCAAACCCCTCGCGTCTCAGGCCGAATGACTAGATGAGCATacatttgcaacacatgcaaataAAGGGAGTTCTCTATAACATTCAAGACTTGTCTAATTACGCCTGAAATTAATATATACAAGCTGATGGTAGTCCAATATTTTAAGGGCTCAAACCCctccattgccccccccccccccccccccccccgaaaaaaaTCCTCATTCTACATTGGAAGTTCTGAAATCCGCAACTGATTGTGAAGTGATCCATTTGACGGTCCATGTACCTCCAATGGCCTTTTTTTTGATCGGTCCAAGGAGGTTGCTTCCAAAATACCTACAAATGGACAACATTTTTTTATCGCACTAAATAAAATAGAAGAACGAAGACATCATAACATTTTGGTGACTAAATTGCAGTTAAAGAATTGACTATTCTCAAAACGGACAAGCTAATGAGGTATAGTTTGCATAGTATAGTTCTGAAAGCAAATGTAGAGTTCAGTAATAATGGACAAGAAAAAGATGAGACCTCAAAACTCACCAAATCCCAAAATCACGGAACAAAGCAGCAAACCAGGAAGGGAGAAATCCATTTTGTATAATATCTCCAAAATAATGATGCAACCTGTTGAAACCACCAAGTGCCTTGGAGAAGAAAAGACCAGATGCAAGCTGCTAGACAGTGAATAACAATCAAGTAAATATTAGATGATGCAAATAGATCGTATCTACTAGGTATGCATCTCTTATGCTTAAAAAACACAAATGCCAGAAACAACACCAAGCATCCAGGAAAAGGAAATCACTAGTAGTAGAAGTTGAAGAAAGCCTACTAGCGGCATTCAGATAACGTCATTAGTGGCGCGCAACCCGGACGCCACTGGTAAGTGGTTATTAGTGGCGCTCGGACTGAACGTTGGGCAAGCACGCCACTAATGGCTTATCTACTAGTAGCGCTCGACGCCACTAATAAATCTGATGTCATCTTTCCGCCGCTCCAGTTGACATGCGGGTCCCCAGTAGCATTCGAGCTTTCCTGCACGCCATTGATATTTGGGGCAATACCAACGGCGTGCTAATTAGTGGCATTCAGTAGTACAGAACATGTATAGATGTAGCTAATTAGTGGCGCCGGGTCAAGACAGCACGCCATTGGTAGCGTCCGAGAAAAAGGGAGTGCCACTGTTATTACACCAATTCTGGTGTGCCACTGGGATAGCACGCCGCTGgtaggagtccgttaagagagacctgaaggattggagtatcaccaaagaactagctatggacaggggtgcatggaagcttgctatctatgtgccagagccatgagttggtcgcgagatcttatgggtttcacctctagcctaccccaacatgtttgggactaaaggctttgttgttgttgtaccAGCGGCGTGCTATCCCAGTGGCACACCAGAATTGGTGTAATAACAGTGGCACTCCCTTTTTCTCGGACGCTACCAATGGCGTGCCGTCTTGCCCCGGCGCCACTAATTAGCTACATCTATACATGTTCTGTACCACTGAATGCTACTTCTATATGGGTTACTCATGAAGATATTCAAGGGATGACAAGTAGTCAATAATCTACTTTGTCGGGTTGATATACACGATTAAAATCAATACAATAACTATGTATGCTGAATACGGAACAGTAAGACAACTCACGGAAGAGTTTGTACAGATATTAAATGTAGGTTCAAATCAAAATTAGCTTCCCTTTTTTTGAGAAAAGACTTACTTTTCCTCAGCAACATTATCAACATAGAATATAAGCACCATTCCGAACAAAACAGTACTCAAATATGCCCAGCTTGGAAGTTGCATTTTAACTATGTTGTCAGATGTTGAACCCTGCCATCAACAAAACAGCTCTTGCTACAAATCAAATGAAAAAGTATGGAACCATAGTAAGTATGAGCATAACCAATGTGCACTCACTAGAATTGTATCCCACACTGCAAATGGAAAAAGAAAACATGTAGCAGAAGCAACAGTTATCGCATGAAGTCGCCTTTTGAGTTGATTCTGCAGAGGAATAAAATGATGGCAGTTGTCAATTCATACAAAGCTTGTGTAAGCATAAAGTAAAGAAGATAAATGGAAGGTATTAATCATTCATGATAGAAGGTTACTGTAATTTAGAGTACCTTGAGAGAGACTCGCCGAGCCAATACTCTCCTCAAAGCTGATAAAATTCCAGCAGTAATTGGCAGAACCATTTCCTTCATCCCGGTAGTTTCTGTAGCCTTCTCCAGTGGCTCACTTCCAAAGCTATCTGTATGAAGTCAAGGATTCCAACACCATTTGCAGGAGTCAAGTATATATCAGAAATACCTACTGTGCTAAACCTGGGAGAGGGTTTGAACTTGGAAAAAATGTATACTCTTGCAGACTGTGATTTCAGATAAGATTATTCCAACAGGATACATAGCGGTGAATTTGTTCTTGTAGCCCAACCATTTGATAATAGATAGTATGCTAGCAGCATAGCAGCGAGCCCTCCAATCTACACAGCCAGGGAAACATAATTGTTTTAGCAAATTCAGAGAAGGTATTCAACAGTTATTATTCATCCAGTAATCTAATTACACAACAACAACCAacacaacaacaaagcctttcagtcccaaacaagttgggtgaaaacccataagatctcgaaaCCTAGTCATGGTTCTGAcacgtggatagctaacttccatgcaccactgtccatggctagttctttggtgatattgcAGTCCTTCAGGTCTCTCCTTACGGACTCCTCCCATATCAAGTTTGGTCTACCCTAACCTCTCTTGACGTTATGAAGCAGCACAAGGTCCTTACGGACTCCCATATCAAGTTTGGTCTAGCctaacctctcttgacattatGAAGCAGCAcaaggttgtggaggagcaactccaccttgttGCTACAAAGTGTGCAGGACTAGAGTTTAAGGAACTACTTCAACAtgctgcgctagatatcgctctaaagcacaagatctactccaagatcttagataagaacaccaagctctatctatacctactattaaaaggaggctttcaTGGTTCTCCTTCCGCCATCCCTTTATCTCCGTTGATTTTGTGTAACAACAAAGATTGACGGCTGAGATTTAAAAATAGATCTACATAAATTTTAGATATGTACTTAGCGATCGATCGAGTTGATCGGCTCGATCGATGGGCCAAGGGCTTGCCTGATCTGACCCTCGTGAAACCAGTAAGGGCTGATCAGGCAATCCCGTGGCCCATGTGAACTAGATCGATCAGGCACATATGTGAACTCAATCGATTGTTCCTGACTAATGATCGATCTCACCCCTAGAAAAAACTTGATCGATCTCTCCCCTAAAAAAAGCTACATTGATCTTAGTTCCTTAAAAAAAAGCTAGATCAATAAATCCTTTTTTTTCATCCGCTTCTCCTCTATACGACAGGTCCAAGCCTTTCCATCGCTCCTCAGGAAAAAAGTAAAACCTGCTTGATTAGTTTTTCAACCCATATACAATATTCCAACGTGAACCACTCGGTTTTGGTCAACAGGTTGCGCGGGTTAGGTCGATGGCGCCTCGTGCGGGCTGCAGTAGCCGTATGGGAGTGTGGCCCGGCGTAGGTTTTGTCGGCACAAGGTCTGGAGCTCAAGCGGGAGGTGGGGCTATTGGTGGCCATGATCAAGGATGGTGGCGAGGAGGAGAGCATGCCGCGGATGCAGGAGTCGATCACGGAGATTGTGTGGCATGTCGTCGTTCGTGATCCATCTGTTCTGCTACGGGCGGGTGGGTGAGATGGTGCGGCCCGAGCCTGCGTCGATGGAGAGCTTGCCCCATGTATGACGAAGGTGGGCCCTTGCGGCTGGACGGTATCCTCCTGGTCGAGCAGGTCGTCGCCCCCAGGTTGTCACgggactccgcttctccatcgctACCAAGCTCCAAATGAACCCGTCCACCTCGTGCAATTCCTACGCATCTGTCTCTTCCGCCCAGCGGCCATCCTGCTTGACGCTTCCACTCCTGCCTGCGCAATTGTCGCCGCTGGCCGCCATGATGCCATGTCCACCATGCTTTACAGCGTCTCGGATAATACACATGCCGCCCCTCCGAGTAGATGGCACTGTGCGGCAAGCGAAGCGCGGCTAGCTAATCGATCATGTGGAACCCGACAACGCCTACAATATTCCAGTGAAACCCGCGGGCCGCCGCCTCTGATGACAACAATTTCGCGCTGCCACCGGTGCTAGGTTCGAGTTTG is a window encoding:
- the LOC123044541 gene encoding uncharacterized protein isoform X1, with the translated sequence MMSPKPSASAAAEGCRIASTPRSALTARSTPLQVINILGNFVRIWSVYSLYSHLSSTGDSIVGFIFSCLVPASVIFLILQKPWKGRPLPNSQIVPTVVNGGVLALYFVLWAKGLLACRPLVALLAEYAGALLGVLSAALYGRKVNIWKKIGGLAAMLLAYYLLSNGWATRTNSPLYSFGSEPLEKATETTGMKEMVLPITAGILSALRRVLARRVSLKNQLKRRLHAITVASATCFLFPFAVWDTILGSTSDNIVKMQLPSWAYLSTVLFGMVLIFYVDNVAEENSLHLVFSSPRHLVVSTGCIIILEILYKMDFSLPGLLLCSVILGFGILEATSLDRSKKRPLEVHGPSNGSLHNQLRISELPM
- the LOC123044541 gene encoding uncharacterized protein isoform X2; its protein translation is MMSPKPSASAAAEGCRIASTPRSALTARSTPLQVINILGNFVRIWSVYSLYSHLSSTGDSIVGFIFSCLVPASVIFLILQKPWKGRPLPNSQIVPTVVNGGVLALYFVLWAKGLLACRPLVALLAEYAGALLGVLSAALYGRKVNIWKKIGGLAAMLLAYYLLSNGWATRTNSPLYSFGSEPLEKATETTGMKEMVLPITAGILSALRRVLARRVSLKNQLKRRLHAITVASATCFLFPFAVWDTILGSTSDNIVKMQLPSWAYLSTVLFGMVLIFYVDNVAEENLHLVFSSPRHLVVSTGCIIILEILYKMDFSLPGLLLCSVILGFGILEATSLDRSKKRPLEVHGPSNGSLHNQLRISELPM